TGGCCAGAAGGCATCTTCAATGTGTTTTAATGAATGACGGGCGTCGCGGCCGAACAGGATGGCTACAATATCGAAGCGCACTTCGCCCTGGTGATCCATCAGGTAAATATATTCGTCCGCTGCCTGGGCCAATAATTTTTGTTTGCGCAAGTCTACAAAATCTTCCGGCTCGCCAAAACCGTTTCCGGTCCGTGCCTTTACCTCTACAAAAATGATCTTACCGTCTTTATAGGCCACCAGATCTATTTCGCATTTGCCATGCGTCCAATTCTCGTCTAATATTTCGTAACCAAGCCCCTCTAAAAATGTTTTTGCCAGGCCCTCACCCTTGCGGCCAAGTTCCAGGTGCTGTGCCATTAC
Above is a window of Mucilaginibacter ginsenosidivorans DNA encoding:
- a CDS encoding YraN family protein, which codes for MAQHLELGRKGEGLAKTFLEGLGYEILDENWTHGKCEIDLVAYKDGKIIFVEVKARTGNGFGEPEDFVDLRKQKLLAQAADEYIYLMDHQGEVRFDIVAILFGRDARHSLKHIEDAFWPPSI